Genomic window (Kwoniella botswanensis chromosome 1, complete sequence):
CGCAATCCTTCGGAATAATTGTCTGTGGTCCTCGTCTGAAATACCAATATTACGCATTCACGTAGGACACAAGAATATAAAAATTGCATCCCAAGATATAAGATATATAATCATGCAAAGTTCGTTATGAGACAGTTGTATCTTTAAGGCGTTTTACGTTTTTATACTGTATGACTGTATGAGTACCGAACTGATTGTGGTCGACGACCACCCGTAGATTGATCATATTTCTATCTATATACACTAACATTCTAGATTCCGACCTACAGAGAACCAACATCCCAAGATCAGTACTTTTGCATATCGCGAATATACTGTTTCAGATTGAAAATGCAAATGTGACTTACCTCATTCTGCAATAAGAatccaactcttctttgAGATTTCGGTGCTGTCCTACCACCTGTCGTCCTCATTTCCTGACACACGAATGAATCTGGTGGACCAGcccaatcttccaatacgTAGTTACCAGAATCATGAGCTGGATCATCACCGTGCGGTCCACCAAACAGATCCAGTGCCAATTGAGTATGTGATACACCACCATAGGTGGTAATACATCGGGGGTTGACCAATATCCTAGCAGGGGTAAAAGCAGAGTTGGGAATGAGGAAAGCTGAAGCAGGAAGTTCTTGGGGTTTTAAAGGTTCTGGTGCAGGGTTGGCAGCATCTTCAGCCATTGCATCTACATCCGTACctgaatcttcatcttctttacctccttcagcacgttcttcaactttcggttcatccctcttacccCACTGAACTGCGGATTCAGCTTCCAGTCCCAAATCGCGTTGGTGGACATCGAAATGTTCAGATAAATCCCTTTTGTGTGCTCCAGTCAATTTCTGATGACCCTTCTTACCGCCTTTCAAACCACCTCTAGCAGCGTCCGTCCATAGATCCCGACAGAACCACATCTGTGTAGAATCCATACAGGCCATTTCGGGATCCCAGTTAGGTTGTTCTTGCGTAGTGGACAAGTTGTGAGATAAGGGGGATGCTCGATAGTGGATATCTCGATAATATGATTGTTCAGGATCGACGACGTGAGTACCGGATTCACAACAGTATACTTGGAATGGTAAATGGTGGGTGAATCGCTCGGTACCGGTCTTATCTCGTGGTGGACCTGCTTCGGGTTTAGAGTTGGATTTGGCTTGTCGGAAGAGGTTACCTTCGATATCTCGAGTTCTCCATCTGGCATAGTGAATCGATTATGTTAATATCAACACCAACTTGACCATTTTGCACGTGAGGAGATAGCTTGTAGGAGGGGTACTATGAGATATGCAGGATAAATAACTCACCGatcagagaagatgaagaacccATTATGTTCTGCCCAATCCATTCCACAAACCATCGCCGCGTTGTTCGCCTCACTAACCCTCAAACTTTCTAAGACATCATTAGGACAAGTGAAACCCTTCAACCAAACTACTCTGTGGAACTTGATCGATCTTCTATGCCAGAGTTCATGTAAAGGTTCCAAAGCCAGGTTTCTAGCCTCCGCTTCCTCTAATGGGTAATAAGTGGCCGCCGGATCAACAGTCATAGGTGGAACTCTTCTGATTCTAAATGCTATACCTAAGATAGTCATGACCGCTTCGCACAGATCTGCTAGAGTAGGAGTGGAATCGGTCGAAGCTTGATCTAACATCGATACGAATATATTCCTTGTACCTAATCTTCTTGCTAATTGAACGATGATTGCCAATTGATCCACTAAGAAATGATCTGCGGAGTGGATAACGATAGCGATGTAGTAAAGATGATCTTTCGAAGCCAAATCTTCATAATGATCATCTCTACTATTTTGTCCAAAAGGTCTAACCAATGTTGGACAAGCTGATGCTACCCATCCGTTGAATTGTAATAAATCATCTATCACCGTTCTCATCACTTGAGTATCCAGATGAGCAGTATCCTTTCCAGTGATGAAAGGTTTCTGAAATCTAGTCCAGAAATCTAATAAACCTTCTGAAACTTCCTGGTCAAACATATCTGGTCGATCATCTCTACCTTGTCTTGATTGCAGGAAAGGATATTTTGATACGTCGAGATACTTGTCATTCATCAATACCCTCTCGAAAACACCGTGCGATTGAATCTCCTCTGATGGCGAGTTTGAAGAGAAGAATAACGCTCGAATGACCAGGATTCCGAAGAAGGCCAAGGCGGCTCGGATGGCCAATCGCTGGGTATGAGGAGTAAAGGTAATGGATGGGGTGGAAGAAGGGGGCATGCTGGGCGAATTGGTAGTAGGTGATAGAGGACGTCTTCGACGAGATTCACCGATCCCCAAGTTGGGGAAGATAGGCGAGGCTACAAGCGAATATATATTAGCTTTTGGTCAAGCACGATATATTAATGACCTGAGGTGTGTGGAATACGATAAGAGtacagaaagagaagagtaGAACGATCATCACGTACAGGAAATTTTGTCAGGTGCTCACGAGCTACCTATTGTAGCTCGATCACGCGAAGTACAGATGAAGTACTATATATAGTCGTGTGGGGATAGGGATAGGCGAGCAGGAAGATCTGTCTGCGCTCCAGGATCTAGAAGATATGGCGATTGGTGATCTGATCTGCGGTGGAGATCGGACAAGGAATTCCTAGCACTGCTTTCAAAATTCGTTTATGTCGACTGCCAGGTTGGTCTGGTGATCTAAGGAGTAACGATCAAATGGTCTTGGCCAGCTCGCAGCTGTATCTATCTCTGAAATgtcttctccttctatcatcttgagcattgattgatgaaggaTAATCCGCGTCAAAAGGCAGCATGGCCAGGAACCGAACAAGCGCGTCCTTCAGACTGGATGGTCTATTTCCGACTGTGGCACATCGGTGGGCAGATGTGGCGAGGTGGTGTGGTGGACTGTATCCATTCGGTCTCGAGCTTCTTTTGATCATCAAGCCATCAGCAAAATTTCTAGCGAGGTGGTACACAAACAGAGGAGCTTCATGGTCACTTAGGAATGCTGATCTGGGCATTCATCAATGACCAGACTCAACAGCATTGAAGAATTCGACGGATGAACCATAAAGGAGATCCTCCTTTGATGTCAAGCAGCAGAAGCGTATGGTCTCTCTTTAGTCCTCATTGGCTGCCTTTGGGGATGTCACAAAGGAGAATCAGGTCATCATTGGACTGCCTCTCACTTCCAATGAGCACCGTAGAGCTATATCACAAAAGACTCAGTAGCTCAAATAGCTTCACCTTTATGGATGTCATGATGACCACGGCTGTCAGAACGTCTGGTAGCCTATATAGCCGGCGGAAATTCCGAGTTGTCGGAATTCCCGATTGTTCCCTTTTGTGGTTCAATGGTTACGACCGGCTACGCCAACCATTGTGACACACCCCCATAGGGGTAAGAGTGCTGCACCCTTGTCGCCTCAATCGCAATATCGACAGCACTTCTATGATGGAGTCGACCCTTCCGGCTTCACTGCGATGTCGGCGATTTGGATAGCCTTGTATTGTCAAATCCCACCTCGGGATATGGTGTTACGTTGTTTCCCGAGGAACAACCTAAATCAGACGATGGACTCAGTGTCATCACATGTACAAATAGTgccagatcagatcatttCAATGATCGGGCGTTAGAGATAGAAGCTGAACGTGTGAGTTTCCATTAATTCGGGGGAGCTTACAGTACATTGCAGTAGCTTGGTAAGGTCCTGCTAACCCATTTTATGGTTATATACAGTTAAGATCAATTGAGAATAAACGACTATCTAGTGAGTACATGATCTGTAAATGTGAGATTATCTTTTATGGTTTGTGCTGAGATTAGACGCGGTCAGACGCAAAGGCAAGCCGAGATTTCCGAAGACGTCAAAAGGACAAATTGGCAGAGATCCCAAGATTGGAACAAACGATTGAAAAACAATCAACCGTGATTGACAATCAATCGCGGAGAATCGAACAATTAGAAAGATATATAGAATCATTGGGGCTGTTGGTCCCCCAACCGGAGCTGTCCAGGGATTTCGATTttggtcaagaagaagagacaacTCAATGCTAGTGTCAAATTTTTCTACCCGTTTAGGTTCATTTATGGCTTTGTGAACCTCCTACAGTCCCGCAGTGTTCAGTTGAGTAGTTTTCTAGATTGGGAGAAGGTTGTTCACGTACTGTACAGAGGACATATTGTACAACGTCATTTTCCCATTTCTACTCTGGATTTCGGTTTCTTTGCCCTTCGTCTCCTTTGGTAGAACAGGAGAAGTATGACtgatatgtgtatgtataaGAGAATACCCTTGATATCAATGTGGTTTTCGTAAGATCAGTACTGTCTCAATAGCCACTTTCAGAACGACCAGGTAGCTAAATCACAGTTTGCGATTAAAAGGTGAAAATTGTATCACCTGCCAAAGTCGGGAAATTACTTGTAAATCGTatcagaagaggagatagTTGCTTTTGAGAATTGCAAAAGTAGGAAAAATCGGTTGTAATGTCGATACTAAAGTTGAGAAAAGGTACCAACAGTTAAGTGTCAAAATGACTATGCGGTATATGCATACAACATTGATAAGATGATCGATTCCTTTGATGATATGTTTGTAGATTGTGAGGTCTGTTGTCAAGTATGAATGATTAATTTGTATCTAAGAATGTTTGTGTACCGAACAAAGTTTTAGCAGCCGCAACGATCTATCGAAGATGTACAGCATTGACATCAGCAACCTTCCGTTGGGTCTAATCAACCGTATCTGCTATCCGAGCAGAGCATcgcaaactcacctcttcaagTATATTACAGACCTCCCCCAGCGCTTCATTCTCCGCCATAGCATAAAGAATAGCCATCTCAGCTTGATAGTCCACCTCGCCATTACCTTGAGCACTGGAAGACCGGTTCATAGCGATaggcgaaggtgaattaCTCCTATTTCTACCtcgtatatcttcttcactgaATGTATCTCTGAACGCACGGATGTCTCGTGCATGTTGGTCGGTAACTTCCATCAATTCCGATAGAGGTGATCGAGGGGTAGGAAGgaattgaggaagaggggaacGAGAATGGAAGGAATGTGCGCAGGCCCATAGGTTAATCAGGATAGTTGAGATCTGAGATAAAGCTTTAAATGAGCCCGGCCCGTCTCACATTCATGAGAGGAGCAATCCCAGGTACATATTTTCACTTACCAATTCCCTTCGTATAGGTAATACATCCAATACTGTCGCTTTCCTGGGGACACTAAACCTCAGTAACCTAATTTCTACCAATGTCTCCAATAGTCTTTCACTGGCATCGATGATTTCCGAATACAACCTGACCGGTCGAGGAAGTAAGGAGATTTCTTGTCTTTGTATGGCAACTAGGGTTCGGGATAATGCAAATTCGCGCTGGTTGAGCAGAAGTTcgtcatcagctatcaagaACATGCTATTAGCACCCAaactactcaccttgatttTAGCTTCCAGGTCGTCGTACTGCTTATCGTCAACCCTGTAAACAAGAGATGACCGGACTAGGTCTCTACGATAGACAATCGATCAGCTATTCAACCTCAGATGCGGTATAATTCATATAGCTGCTTACCTGCTCATTCTTAGGTCTACGCGTGGTCAAATCCTAAATCAGCATCGTTTCCATCTCCAATTGCAGATACAATATGGTGATGCTCAAGGGACTTACAAAATTCCGTGATTCTCTCCATCGTCCCGCCTACGGCTCTGAAGTACTGTACTCTCGCATGAACCGGCCAGACAAATGACCCAAATAGTACAGCAGCAAAGGTACCAATCATGATATCCGTGAACCTATACCAAGCTAAAGTGAAATACGATTGACCGTGTGATTCGTTCAGATACGTTATGAACAGTAAAGGGGGTAGAGTAATTCCAGTGGATACACCCAGACCTGGAGTTGAGGtgttgaagaggatatgCCACGAGATAGGTACCGTACATGCTGTTGCTAGTACGACAAGAGCGTATGGGTTTTCATGGGCTATTATTGCGCACTATGCAGAGATGATGCGAACGTTAGCATAAGTGAACATGATGGGCTTATGAAAATGATAGACGGATGATTATGAGAATCACGGATTACTGGCCATGGcttgatggattgatcactcacgatgTACCCCACGACAGCTCCGATGAAACATCCCAATCCCCTCAAAAACCCAACTTTCAGAATCGCACCGGTAGTGTCTTCCAAAACAAACATGTAAGATAcaaccatccatcctccACGAGAGGTATCATACCACTTTCTTCCAGCATGATCAGAAGGTAGAAAGGCAGGTATGGAGAGGAGCGAGATTCCTAGACCCATTTTAAGGGAAAAGAGAACATGTCTTGAGTGTTTGAGTTGATGGAAGAACCGAGATAACATGATCCGAGCTGTCCTTATGAATTAACATCAAGGTTTATCTACAGATAGAAAATGATTACTTACCTCTGACAACTCCATGCTGATCCcaccctcttctccaaaATCTGCTTATACTATCTCGCATATCTCCATGTTCGGTAACAGGCGATCGTCGATGATGCAAGGTCGCAGTGACAAAATCCATATCTTGATATTCTTTCGTTTCGTCCCTGGgttgttcttcttccatcaccaGATCAGTTTCGTCTGCGCGACAGGAGGATTCctatatcagcttcaatgACCAACTGGCAGTGTATGATACTATTTCGATTAGACTTACTGGGTGGTTGGCCATCCTGCGcattttcatcatcttcatcgttatCGTGTCTCATCCATCCCAGTCTGAAAATTGCTATCCAGCTAAAAGGTGTGATTTCTCTGGCTCCCATTCCAATGACCGTGTTTGTGATTCCATGCACATCCCGAGCCAGATCTAAAAGAGCAGTCATGTAAAAAGCTAATCTGAACCTATCTTTGTTTTTCAATAGATCCGTCACGTCTGTCGATTCTGAGAACGATACATGTGGGTGTATCGGATTTGGTGTCAGAGGCGAATCAGAAGAGGTCGATTGGGTATGTCGCAGATCATCgactcttcctctttcaggATTCAAGCCTTTTTCTGTCCCACTCAATAGAGTTCCCAAAGCCCTCTGAACGTCGGTTAGGACATCTTCCAGATTGACTCTAGCATCGAACAACTCTTCCCTCGTTTTCGCATCCTCTACCTTATTTGCACCTGGCCAGTGGAACTTCTCTGCGAGCGTGAGACTAACAAGTTGAAGTGAATCTACGATAGCTTGTACGAGATGCTGACTTGCGTCCTTCAAATCAGGTCGGGTGTTAAGCGGTATACTCCTATGTGAGTCCGAAGGCCTACTATAGTTGCTAGTAAGATGTCGTAACTTGTGTCTGGGCCAAGTATCAACACCCGATGCTTCTCGCTCTGATGATATTGACGCTCGAGATCGATGTCGACTGAAACTCAACGATCGACGATGTTTGGGTGTACCGCCAGCTACGCTACTCGGTCTCGAAGGTGGGAAAGATTTCTGAAGAGCAGCCTGTATACGTTCCCCAGGTGCATGACTTGTTTGACCGAGTAATGGGTTCCTCTGAAGTTTCTGCAGAGATTTGATGACTGCCAGTAAAGACGTCGATTGTCGTTCCAGTAGTCTACTATCCTTAACGTACGATGCACTGGATATATGCAGATTTGCTACGATACCTTTCAACTGCTTGGCGAGTTTGTCTTGGTCAGGTGTTTCTAACGGCTGAGTTTGTGCTTCTAGGGTTTTATCTGAGCCGTTTTCGATCTTGTTACGCCTGTCATGTTGATGTGTTAGGGGATGGTCTACATCTAACAAGTTTGATATAGATAAGGGAAGCAGTGAACATATCGTTTTGACTGTGTTGTCGATCTGTACTCCGATCTGATtgtgagattgatgaggtgCCAATAGGAGGGTGGGGATTAAAGCGAAAACAGCGGAAAATATCACCACGTAGAATTGTTGTAGGAAATGAGCGGCTGTAAGCTAAATGGTGAACAAGAGAACAATGAGTAACGATTTCCATGTTACAAGCAGAGTCCAAATATACACTCACGTGCGTTATGGACTGTTGACTAGTCAGCATGAAAATAGGAAAGAAGATCGCAATTTTGGAGAAAGCATTCAGCCGACGGGATTTACTACGTATAAATCCGACTATATATCAAGATTAGCATCAGGTTACGTCCCATTAGCAGAAAGAAGGTACAAGCTTACCGACTAATGCTAGTAACGAAAGACCCAATCCAAGAATGGCTCGACTCTCAGCTGAATCCGCCCCATACTTCCTTCCACACCATGCAGCAACTGCCAAGGTCGCCGTAGCCCATACAATTCCAAGTATACCACCCATCGTACCGAGAACTGAAAGCGCATAAATCAGCTATGCATCGCTTCTTGTGAAATCCTGAGGAGACAGCTCACCAGTTGCTTCTAGCTGTACACTTATCCTACCTCtcgggaagaagaaaatgagATTCGAAGTATACACAAGAAACGCCCACCTGCGAGCAGACAACAGGCATTAGTATCTCGATAATGCTACCTGGAACGAATGATACTCACTGCCCAGCAATCTTAGACCAAGGTCTTATTACTACGAATACGAAACTCAATAAAGCACACAGAGTTGGTATAGCCAGGAGTCGTATCCTGTTCAACCAGTCCATCGTTTCTCGTTTCTCAATACTACTTGATGATTACAAGAGCCCGAATATCCCAAACTAATTCGATTTTCCCATTGTTACCAATCTACTATTCTATGTTGTTGCTATACACACTTTCTATTCCATGGCAATTATAATGGGTCTATTGATACAAGCATGTTGTGAAGTGAGAAAGTGAAATTCTGATATCTATTCcagctgaagatgggttTATTTACTTCGCTTGAAATCACTACGTAATTGGCTTGATTGCCGTCGGAAcacggaatcaaatcaaccTGTCTTTTGTAAGATATGGCGAGATCCGAGTTTTACTCGAAAATACAACTACACCACAACCTGGTTGTTTTTCGCTCTACACCTCACTCTCAGTCACTCGATAGCACCTTCCACAACACCCATATTCATCCCATCATGCCAAAGATTACCTCTCTTCTGGAAGATCGGAAAGGTCCATTCCACACCTTCGAGTTCTTCCCCCCAAGGACGGAAGCAGGTCTGGTCAATCTACTCGATCGTATCCAGAGATTGGCTTCAGCACctctaccttcacctttggCGGTATCAGTCACTTGGGGAGCTGGAGGCTCAACAGCGGATAAATCCCTGGAACTAGCTGAACATATCACCAAGCTGGGTCTGGAAGTGATTTTGCATTTGACATGTACGAATATGCCGAAAGAGAAGGTTGATCAGGCTTTGGAGGTGAGCCTCTCTCACTTCTCTTTCCTGCTCATTTCCGCATCTATCATTTCCTGTATGTATGCTCACTATACGTTATGGTTTCTGGATGAGTAGAAATGCAAATCACTCGGAATCCGAAATATCCTAGCATTAAGGGGTGATGCACCCCGATCTGAGGAATATTCCACCGAACCTAATCCTCAACCAGACTATTTCCAACATGCCGATGACCTAGTCCGATATATCAGGAAGAACTATGATGATTATTTCAGTATTGGTGTAGCTGGATACCCAACTCCTCATCCTGACAgcgactcacctgaatcgGATTTAGAATACCTCAAAGTGAAGTGTGATGCAGGAGCGGACTTCATCGTCACGCAGTTGTTTTATGATGTTCAGGGGTTTTTGGACTGGGTGAAAGTTTGtagagagaaaggtgagttgagccaCCGACATTTGTCACAGATACTCCTCAATCCTTCTTACATACTCCTTGCAGGTGTATTTGTCGTCGTGTACTGATATTATCGGCATGACCATACCTTCGATAGGTATCACACAACCAATCATACCCGGTATCATGCCCATCCAgaacttctcttccttccgaAGACTAGTCAATCTCACCAAATGTCCCGTACCCGAATCAATCTCTTCCGACTTATTGCCAATTTCATCGGATGATTCGTCAGTGAAAAAATACGGAGCTGAATTAGCTTCTAAGATGGTCAAACAGATCTTAGATTCTGGCTTGGTCCCCGGAATCCACTTTTGTACTCTAAACTTGGAAAAATCGGTTAGAACCATCTTAGAAAACCTCAATTGGACTGCCAATTCTACAGTTAATGTGGAGAAATCACCTCTGTTGAGACATAATAGGTtaattgaagatgatcaacctaCCACCAACGGTGCGATAGCTATCAATGGTCACTCAACATCCAACCACAATCATCAAATATCGGAATTATCCATCAGTCCAAGTGAAGCTAGTCAAATCGCACAATGGGGCTTACAACACCACTCGTTACCACCTGTTCCCAAGAAAGCTGCTATCCAAGGTGGTGCGCCCTCGAATAGTGGTCAGGGCCAAGAAGATTCTTGGGACGAATACCCAAATGGTAGATTTACGGATGTAAGATCCCCTGCTTATGGTGAGATTGACGGTTGGGGAAGTGGTTTGAAGATTACCGTGAGTGAAGAGATCTGTGCAATTCCCGCATCATAGCGATCTATCACAAACGTATCTGTCATATATACATCCCACTTTACTAATGCGTGTTCTAACTCTGCAGGCTGCCCAAGCATTGAAAGAATGGGGTACACCCACGACCCTTTCTGAGCTTTCGGAGTTTTTCACTTCGtacctcaaatcatctcctCAGACACCTACCACCCCTTTCTGTGACTTACCACTATCCCCCGAGTCATTGACAATCTTACCGTATCTATTGGAATTGAATTCGGCGAAAATGAACTGCTGGACTGTGGGTTCACAACCTGCTGTGGATGCTGTCAATTCCGAAGATCCCATACATGGTTGGGGTCCAAGAGGCGGATATGTATTCCAGAAATCGTTCGTGGAGTTCTTCGTCAAGCCCGATGAGGTCAGgaaattgaaagagaaggttgagaggaGAGGCGGGGGGAAGATTAGCTTCTATGCTGGTAataagaaggtgagctgtctGTCTCATTAAACATACATCCACATTGTGCAGAAGTCATCTTTCACTGTGATCACTAGTGTCTTAATGAACATCCCGATTGATATTCGATCACTTTGAATTATAGGGAGATTTCAAAACGAACACTGAAGAAGATACTGTCAACGCAGTTACATGGGGTGTTTTCCCAGGACAAGAGATCGTTCAGTCTACTATCATCGAAACTGAATCTTTCTTAGcctggaaggtgagttgggtgCACTTAAAAAGTATTGAATTGGTACTTGAGGCTCATCTTGCTGATTATGTTGCAATCGTTGTGCAACGTAGGAAGAAGCATTTGATATTTGGACAGAATGGTCATTACTTTATCCTAGACATTC
Coding sequences:
- a CDS encoding methylenetetrahydrofolate reductase; the encoded protein is MPKITSLLEDRKGPFHTFEFFPPRTEAGLVNLLDRIQRLASAPLPSPLAVSVTWGAGGSTADKSLELAEHITKLGLEVILHLTCTNMPKEKVDQALEKCKSLGIRNILALRGDAPRSEEYSTEPNPQPDYFQHADDLVRYIRKNYDDYFSIGVAGYPTPHPDSDSPESDLEYLKVKCDAGADFIVTQLFYDVQGFLDWVKVCREKGITQPIIPGIMPIQNFSSFRRLVNLTKCPVPESISSDLLPISSDDSSVKKYGAELASKMVKQILDSGLVPGIHFCTLNLEKSVRTILENLNWTANSTVNVEKSPLLRHNRLIEDDQPTTNGAIAINGHSTSNHNHQISELSISPSEASQIAQWGLQHHSLPPVPKKAAIQGGAPSNSGQGQEDSWDEYPNGRFTDVRSPAYGEIDGWGSGLKITAAQALKEWGTPTTLSELSEFFTSYLKSSPQTPTTPFCDLPLSPESLTILPYLLELNSAKMNCWTVGSQPAVDAVNSEDPIHGWGPRGGYVFQKSFVEFFVKPDEVRKLKEKVERRGGGKISFYAGNKKGDFKTNTEEDTVNAVTWGVFPGQEIVQSTIIETESFLAWKEEAFDIWTEWSLLYPRHSPARKLLEGIASEWWLVSLIHHDYKDKEALWRFLLEE